Proteins from a single region of Segatella copri:
- a CDS encoding glycogen/starch synthase → MEKKRLFPDYIFESSWEVCNKVGGIYTVLSTRAKTLTERLKDQLIFIGPDCWGDKVNPYFSQDDTLYAEWKTEALKEGLKVKVGRWNIPGEPVAVLVDFNPYYAVKDQIYGQLWQDYQVDSLHAYGDYDEASMFSYAAALVVESFYKHVVGKGKKVIYHGNEWMTGLGVLYVNKHLPEVATVFTTHATSIGRSIAGNNKPLYDYLFAYNGDQMAQELNMQSKHSIEKQTAKYVDCFTTVSDITANECKELLDKPVDFVLPNGFDNSFVPKASTFTKKRKEARKRLLDVANALMGTDLADDTLIVSTSGRYEFRNKGIDVYIEAMNRLLRDNNLKKNVLAFIDVPGWVGDPRQDLLDRLNSGKKFDTPLEVPEITHWLHNMSHDNVLGMLKYFNMHNNKEDKVKLIFLPCYLTGDDGIINKSYYDVVLGNDLCIYPSYYEPWGYTPLEAIAFKVPCITTDLAGFGLWANSEKGSYSEIEDGVKVIKRTDYNYSEVADAIKDTVAKYSGFTKTQVNKCRKNAEILSEKALWKHFIEYYYDAYDLALRKAEVRMKK, encoded by the coding sequence ATGGAAAAGAAAAGATTATTTCCAGATTACATATTTGAGTCTAGTTGGGAAGTGTGTAATAAAGTTGGTGGTATCTACACCGTTCTTTCAACACGAGCTAAGACTCTTACGGAAAGGTTAAAGGATCAACTAATCTTCATTGGTCCTGATTGCTGGGGAGACAAGGTGAATCCTTATTTCTCTCAAGATGATACGCTTTATGCGGAGTGGAAAACAGAAGCTCTGAAAGAGGGCTTAAAGGTTAAAGTAGGTAGATGGAATATACCGGGAGAGCCAGTAGCTGTTTTAGTAGATTTCAATCCTTACTATGCTGTTAAAGACCAGATCTATGGACAACTATGGCAGGACTATCAGGTTGATAGTCTTCATGCTTATGGTGACTATGACGAAGCATCGATGTTCTCTTATGCTGCCGCTCTGGTAGTAGAGAGTTTCTACAAACATGTCGTTGGAAAAGGCAAGAAAGTTATCTATCATGGAAATGAATGGATGACAGGACTTGGTGTGCTCTATGTGAACAAGCATCTTCCTGAGGTGGCTACAGTGTTCACCACGCATGCTACAAGTATCGGTCGTAGTATTGCCGGTAATAATAAGCCTCTTTACGATTATCTTTTTGCCTATAATGGTGATCAGATGGCGCAGGAACTCAATATGCAAAGCAAGCATTCTATAGAAAAGCAGACTGCTAAGTATGTTGATTGTTTCACAACAGTGAGTGATATTACTGCCAACGAGTGCAAGGAATTGCTCGATAAACCGGTAGATTTCGTTTTGCCTAACGGATTTGACAATAGTTTTGTACCTAAAGCAAGTACCTTTACAAAGAAACGTAAGGAGGCAAGAAAGCGTTTGCTCGATGTAGCCAATGCTTTGATGGGTACAGATTTGGCTGATGATACGCTCATCGTTTCTACCAGCGGACGCTATGAGTTCCGCAACAAGGGTATCGATGTCTATATTGAGGCTATGAACCGCTTGCTTCGTGACAACAATTTGAAGAAGAATGTATTGGCATTCATTGATGTACCTGGTTGGGTAGGAGATCCACGTCAGGATCTGTTGGATCGTCTGAATAGCGGTAAGAAGTTTGACACGCCATTGGAGGTTCCGGAGATTACCCATTGGTTGCATAATATGAGTCATGATAATGTATTGGGTATGCTGAAGTACTTCAACATGCATAATAATAAGGAAGACAAGGTGAAACTGATATTCTTACCTTGCTACTTGACAGGCGATGATGGCATTATCAACAAGAGCTACTATGATGTAGTGTTGGGTAATGACCTCTGTATCTATCCTTCTTATTATGAGCCATGGGGATATACTCCATTGGAGGCTATTGCGTTCAAGGTGCCTTGTATCACCACCGATTTGGCTGGTTTCGGTCTTTGGGCTAACTCAGAGAAAGGAAGTTACAGTGAGATAGAGGATGGTGTGAAGGTTATCAAGCGTACCGACTATAATTATTCAGAGGTAGCTGATGCTATTAAGGATACCGTAGCTAAGTACTCGGGATTCACCAAGACACAGGTGAACAAGTGTCGTAAAAATGCTGAGATTCTTTCAGAAAAAGCATTGTGGAAACACTTTATCGAGTATTACTATGATGCTTATGACCTTGCCCTGCGCAAGGCTGAAGTTCGTATGAAGAAATAA
- the glgP gene encoding alpha-glucan family phosphorylase yields MKIKADYANAPQWKETTIKSSLPKELKCLDEIAHNMWWAWNYEGRDLFKSLDPDLYEKCNANPVLLLERLSYDRKEAIVKDKETMAKVKNVYKMFRAYMDVKPNAKRPSVAYFCMEYGINQVVKIYSGGLGMLAGDYLKEASDSNVDMCAVGFLYRYGYFKQSLSMDGQQIANYDAQNFNSLPIERVYDENGNPLVVDVPYTNYQVHAYVWQMNVGRIKLYLLDTDNDMNSEFDRPITHSLYGGDWENRLKQEILLGIGGILTLKKLGIKKEIYHCNEGHAALCNLQRLCDYIEEDGLNFNQALELVRASSLYTVHTPVPAGHDYFDEALFGKYMGGYPQRLGISWDEFIGMGRENADDHNERFCLSTFACNTCQEVNGVSKLHGWVSQQMFANIWKGYFPEENHVGYVTNGVHFPTWTATEWRKLYDTYFDKNFMNDQSNEEIWHAIYNVSDAEIWNTRMALKKKLVAYIREKFTQTWLKNQGDPARVVSLLERINPNALMIGFCRRFATYKRAHLLFTDLDRLSKIVNDPEHPVLFFFSGKAHPADGAGQGLIKRIFEISQRPEFLGKIIFLEDYDMTLARRLVSGVDIWMNTPTRPLEASGTSGEKAEMNGVVNLSVLDGWWVEGYREGAGWALPEKRTYQNQGYQDQLDAATIYNLLENDIIPMYYNKNKEGFSKEWIQVVKNSIATIAPHYTMKRQLDDYYDKFYNKEAARFKKLSANDNALAKEIALWKESVAERWDGIHVVSKDDCMLMAAETGQKIKVQYVIDEQGLNDAVGLELVVLKEQPEDGKQIYAVYPFKMVGHEGNNFTFEAEIEPINAGSFKTGVRMYPKNDKLPHRQDFCYVKWLN; encoded by the coding sequence ATGAAAATTAAGGCAGACTATGCTAATGCTCCTCAATGGAAGGAGACAACCATTAAATCAAGCCTTCCTAAGGAGTTGAAGTGCTTGGATGAAATCGCTCACAATATGTGGTGGGCATGGAATTATGAAGGTCGTGACTTGTTCAAGAGTCTTGATCCAGACTTGTACGAGAAGTGTAATGCTAACCCTGTATTGCTCTTGGAACGTTTGAGCTACGACCGCAAGGAGGCTATTGTTAAGGATAAGGAGACAATGGCTAAGGTGAAGAACGTCTATAAGATGTTCCGTGCGTACATGGATGTGAAGCCTAACGCTAAGCGCCCTTCAGTTGCTTACTTCTGCATGGAGTATGGTATTAACCAGGTAGTTAAGATTTACTCAGGTGGTCTTGGTATGCTTGCTGGTGACTACTTGAAGGAGGCTTCTGACAGCAACGTGGATATGTGTGCTGTTGGTTTCCTCTACAGATATGGTTATTTCAAGCAGTCTTTGAGTATGGATGGTCAGCAGATTGCTAACTATGATGCTCAGAACTTCAACTCTCTCCCTATCGAGCGAGTATATGATGAGAATGGTAACCCATTGGTAGTTGATGTACCTTACACAAACTATCAGGTACATGCATACGTATGGCAGATGAACGTAGGTCGTATCAAGTTGTATCTCCTGGATACAGATAATGATATGAACTCAGAGTTCGACCGTCCTATCACTCACTCACTCTATGGTGGTGACTGGGAGAATCGCTTGAAGCAGGAAATCTTGCTGGGTATCGGCGGTATCTTGACTTTGAAGAAACTTGGCATCAAGAAGGAGATTTATCACTGCAATGAGGGTCATGCTGCACTCTGCAACCTGCAGCGTCTCTGCGATTACATCGAAGAGGATGGCTTGAACTTCAACCAGGCTCTCGAGCTGGTTCGTGCTTCTTCTCTCTATACTGTTCATACTCCAGTGCCAGCTGGTCATGACTACTTCGACGAGGCTCTCTTTGGCAAGTACATGGGTGGCTATCCACAGCGCCTTGGCATCTCTTGGGATGAGTTCATCGGTATGGGTCGTGAAAATGCAGATGATCACAACGAGCGTTTCTGCCTCTCTACATTCGCTTGCAACACTTGCCAGGAGGTTAATGGTGTAAGTAAGCTTCACGGTTGGGTAAGCCAGCAGATGTTCGCTAATATCTGGAAGGGTTACTTCCCAGAGGAAAACCACGTAGGTTATGTAACCAATGGTGTTCACTTCCCAACTTGGACAGCAACAGAGTGGCGTAAGCTCTACGATACATATTTCGACAAGAACTTCATGAACGACCAGAGCAACGAGGAAATCTGGCATGCCATCTACAATGTTTCAGATGCAGAAATCTGGAATACCCGTATGGCATTGAAGAAGAAGCTCGTAGCTTATATCCGTGAGAAGTTCACCCAGACATGGTTGAAGAACCAGGGTGATCCTGCTCGTGTAGTATCTTTGCTCGAGCGTATCAACCCTAACGCTTTGATGATTGGTTTCTGCCGTCGTTTCGCTACATACAAGCGTGCTCACCTGCTCTTCACCGACTTGGATCGCTTGTCTAAGATCGTTAACGATCCTGAGCACCCAGTATTGTTCTTCTTCTCTGGTAAGGCTCACCCAGCTGATGGTGCTGGTCAGGGCTTGATCAAGCGAATTTTCGAGATTAGCCAGCGTCCAGAGTTCCTCGGTAAGATTATCTTCTTGGAGGACTACGATATGACTTTGGCTCGCCGTCTGGTTTCAGGTGTTGATATCTGGATGAATACTCCTACACGTCCATTGGAGGCTTCTGGTACATCTGGCGAGAAGGCTGAGATGAATGGTGTTGTCAACCTCTCTGTACTTGATGGTTGGTGGGTAGAAGGTTACCGCGAGGGTGCTGGTTGGGCTCTTCCTGAGAAGCGTACATACCAGAACCAGGGTTACCAGGATCAGCTTGATGCTGCTACTATCTACAACCTCTTGGAGAACGACATCATCCCTATGTATTACAACAAGAATAAGGAAGGCTTCAGCAAGGAGTGGATCCAGGTAGTAAAGAACTCTATTGCTACTATCGCTCCTCACTATACAATGAAGCGCCAGTTGGATGACTACTATGATAAGTTCTACAATAAGGAGGCTGCCCGCTTCAAGAAGTTGAGCGCTAACGACAATGCACTTGCTAAGGAGATTGCACTCTGGAAGGAGAGCGTTGCAGAGCGTTGGGATGGTATCCACGTTGTATCTAAGGATGACTGCATGCTGATGGCTGCTGAGACTGGTCAGAAGATCAAGGTTCAGTATGTTATCGATGAGCAGGGCTTGAACGATGCTGTAGGTTTGGAGCTTGTTGTATTGAAGGAGCAGCCAGAGGATGGCAAGCAGATTTATGCTGTTTATCCATTCAAGATGGTTGGTCACGAGGGTAACAACTTTACATTCGAGGCTGAGATTGAGCCAATCAATGCTGGTTCATTCAAGACAGGTGTACGTATGTATCCTAAGAATGATAAGTTGCCACACCGTCAGGACTTCTGCTACGTGAAGTGGTTGAACTAA
- a CDS encoding ribose-phosphate pyrophosphokinase, translating into MSDKNSFLVFSGTNSRYLAEKICASLGCPLGNLVVTKFSDGEFGVSFEESIRGRDVFLVQSTFPNSDNLMELLLMIDAAKRASARNIIAVVPYFGWARQDRKDKPRVSIGAKLVADLLSVAGIDRLITMDLHADQIQGFFDVPVDHLYASGVILPYLQSLRLKDMVIASPDVGGSKRANTYAKYFGCPLVLCNKTRARANVVASMQIIGDVKDKNVVIIDDMVDTAGTITKAADIMKQAGAKTVRACASHCVMSGPASERVQDSALEEIVFTDSIPYTKRCAKVKQISIADMFAETIRRVEDNESISSQYLV; encoded by the coding sequence ATGAGTGACAAAAACTCTTTTTTGGTATTCTCTGGTACTAACTCGAGATACCTTGCAGAAAAAATCTGCGCTAGTTTAGGTTGCCCACTGGGTAATTTGGTTGTAACCAAGTTCTCTGATGGTGAATTTGGCGTATCTTTCGAGGAGTCTATTCGCGGACGCGATGTTTTCCTCGTACAGAGCACATTCCCTAATTCAGACAACTTGATGGAGTTGCTCCTGATGATTGACGCAGCAAAGCGTGCTTCTGCCCGCAATATTATTGCTGTTGTTCCTTACTTCGGATGGGCCCGTCAGGATCGCAAGGACAAACCACGTGTCAGCATCGGCGCTAAACTGGTAGCCGACTTGCTCAGCGTTGCCGGTATCGACCGTCTCATCACCATGGACCTCCATGCCGACCAGATTCAGGGCTTCTTTGATGTTCCTGTAGATCACCTCTATGCATCTGGCGTTATTTTGCCATACCTGCAGAGCTTACGCCTCAAGGATATGGTCATTGCTTCTCCAGACGTTGGTGGTTCTAAGCGTGCCAACACTTATGCTAAGTACTTCGGCTGCCCTCTCGTGCTCTGCAACAAGACCCGTGCTCGCGCCAATGTAGTAGCAAGCATGCAGATTATCGGTGATGTAAAAGACAAGAATGTTGTCATCATTGATGATATGGTCGATACAGCCGGTACTATCACGAAGGCTGCCGACATCATGAAGCAGGCTGGTGCAAAGACTGTTCGTGCATGTGCATCTCACTGCGTGATGAGTGGTCCTGCATCTGAGCGTGTTCAGGATTCAGCTCTTGAGGAGATAGTATTCACTGATTCCATCCCTTACACCAAGCGTTGCGCAAAGGTTAAGCAGATTTCTATTGCAGATATGTTTGCAGAAACCATTCGCCGTGTTGAGGATAACGAGAGTATCTCTTCCCAGTATCTGGTATAA
- a CDS encoding thiamine phosphate synthase translates to MKLAIMTKSTFFVEEDKILSSLFDEGMDNLHLFKPGSSPMYAERLLTLLPEDYLRKITVHDHYYLKQEYDLAGIHIDDPLAPVPDGYKGKFSRTCTDLSMLKEMKKKSNYVFLKNIFDCIEFKDEKSSFNLQQLENAAKAGLIDKKVYALGGMSLENLKIAKELGFGGVVICGDLWNRFDIHNERDFKELILHFEKLRKAIS, encoded by the coding sequence ATGAAATTAGCAATAATGACCAAGTCCACATTCTTTGTGGAAGAAGATAAAATACTATCCTCGCTGTTCGACGAGGGCATGGACAACCTGCATCTTTTCAAGCCAGGTTCGTCACCAATGTATGCTGAGCGACTGCTCACGTTACTGCCTGAAGACTATCTTCGCAAGATTACTGTTCATGATCATTATTACCTCAAACAGGAGTATGATTTAGCAGGAATCCATATAGACGATCCGCTAGCACCGGTACCGGATGGATACAAAGGCAAGTTCAGTCGCACCTGCACAGATCTCTCGATGCTGAAAGAGATGAAGAAGAAATCAAACTATGTGTTTCTGAAAAACATCTTCGACTGTATTGAGTTTAAAGATGAAAAGTCTTCCTTCAATCTGCAGCAGCTTGAGAATGCAGCCAAGGCAGGACTCATAGACAAGAAGGTATACGCCTTGGGAGGCATGAGTCTGGAAAATCTCAAGATTGCCAAGGAACTCGGATTTGGAGGAGTAGTAATCTGTGGAGATCTCTGGAACCGTTTCGACATTCACAACGAGCGCGATTTCAAAGAGTTGATTCTTCACTTCGAGAAATTGAGAAAGGCTATCAGCTAA
- the nspC gene encoding carboxynorspermidine decarboxylase, with the protein MQVNLANFNEIHRPIYVLEEERLRQNLSLIRSVAERADMEIILAFKAYALWKTFPIFREYISSTTASSLSEAKLAYHEFGSKAHTFSPAYTDYEIDEIAQCSSHLTFNSLTQYERYHERVRRANSDIRLGLRVNPEYSEVGTLLYNPCAPGTRFGVSADKLPQTLPSDIEGFHCHCHCESGADVFERTLAHIEEKFSPWFPQLKWINFGGGHLMTRKDYDVEHLINIIKGFHQRYPHLKIIMEPGSAFGWQTGPLVTQVVDVVEDKGIRTAIINASFTCHMPDCLEMPYMPAVRNAETLEVDDPTKAPEGAHIYRIGGNSCLSGDFMGFWKFDHELQIGENVIFEDMLHYTTVKTNTFNGITHPSIGIVHLDGKLETLRDFSYEDYRGRMD; encoded by the coding sequence ATGCAAGTAAATTTAGCGAATTTTAATGAGATTCATCGACCAATTTACGTTTTAGAGGAAGAACGTTTGCGACAGAATCTGTCGCTCATCAGGAGTGTGGCTGAGCGTGCCGATATGGAAATTATTCTAGCTTTTAAGGCTTATGCTCTTTGGAAGACATTTCCGATTTTCAGAGAGTATATTTCTTCGACCACTGCCAGCTCTCTTAGCGAGGCAAAACTGGCGTATCATGAATTTGGCAGTAAGGCGCATACTTTTTCGCCGGCTTATACCGATTATGAGATTGATGAGATAGCTCAATGCTCAAGTCATCTTACTTTCAACTCGCTTACGCAATATGAGCGATATCATGAACGGGTTCGTAGGGCAAATTCTGACATCAGACTGGGATTGAGAGTAAATCCGGAATATTCTGAAGTCGGAACATTGCTGTATAATCCGTGTGCACCTGGAACCCGATTCGGTGTATCGGCAGATAAATTGCCTCAAACTTTGCCTTCAGATATAGAAGGATTCCATTGTCATTGTCACTGCGAGAGTGGGGCGGATGTCTTTGAACGTACGTTAGCTCATATCGAAGAGAAATTCTCTCCTTGGTTTCCGCAGCTGAAATGGATCAATTTCGGTGGAGGTCATCTGATGACCAGGAAGGATTATGATGTGGAACACCTTATTAATATAATAAAGGGATTTCATCAGCGTTATCCTCATCTTAAAATTATCATGGAACCTGGTAGTGCCTTTGGGTGGCAGACCGGGCCGCTTGTAACTCAAGTAGTAGATGTGGTTGAAGATAAAGGTATCAGGACAGCTATCATAAATGCCAGTTTTACCTGTCATATGCCCGACTGTCTGGAGATGCCGTATATGCCAGCTGTCAGAAATGCAGAAACCCTGGAGGTTGATGATCCGACGAAGGCTCCTGAGGGCGCACATATATATAGAATAGGTGGCAACAGTTGTCTGAGTGGAGATTTTATGGGCTTCTGGAAATTTGACCATGAATTGCAAATAGGCGAGAATGTTATTTTCGAAGATATGCTGCATTACACTACGGTAAAGACAAATACCTTTAATGGAATCACTCATCCATCAATAGGAATCGTACATTTAGATGGAAAATTGGAAACTCTAAGAGATTTCAGCTACGAAGATTATCGCGGTAGGATGGATTAG
- a CDS encoding single-stranded DNA-binding protein, translated as MNKVMLIGNVGKDPDIHYFEADQAVAQVSLATTEKGYTLPNGTQVPDHTDWHNLVFYRGLAKVVEKYVHKGDRLYVEGRIRYRSYDDKQGRRQYITEIYVDNMEMLSTRPATKEQ; from the coding sequence ATGAACAAGGTTATGCTAATTGGTAATGTAGGAAAAGATCCTGACATTCATTATTTCGAAGCAGATCAGGCTGTAGCTCAGGTCTCTCTCGCAACTACAGAGAAAGGATATACTTTGCCTAATGGTACCCAAGTGCCAGACCATACAGATTGGCACAATCTTGTTTTTTATCGTGGGCTTGCAAAGGTAGTAGAGAAGTATGTGCATAAGGGTGACCGCCTTTATGTGGAAGGAAGAATCCGCTACCGCTCCTATGATGACAAGCAGGGTAGAAGACAATATATTACAGAAATCTATGTAGATAATATGGAGATGTTGAGTACTCGCCCTGCTACTAAAGAACAATAA